One genomic region from Motacilla alba alba isolate MOTALB_02 chromosome 5, Motacilla_alba_V1.0_pri, whole genome shotgun sequence encodes:
- the BAG5 gene encoding BAG family molecular chaperone regulator 5: MDMGNQHPSIKRLHEIQKEVKEIEQQVAVFSGLSTDRDYKKLERNLTKQLFEIDSVDTEGKGDIQQARKRAAQETERLLKELEQNANHPRRLEIEALFKEAQSLVEREITPFYEGGNCLSDEFEEGIQDIVLRLTQVKTGGKVSLRKARYRTLTKICAVQEIIESSAKKQLSLPLSNDVHPSVSKINSVMCEVNKARGTLIALLMGVSSNDTCRHLSCVLTGLIADLDALDVCGRTEIRNYRKEVVEEINKLQKYLDLDEEANSTHAYDLAKNQSILKIEEIRKKMKEVHSLLLKTENASDLYLGSKAELQGLIAHLDEVSAGKNPCIREARRRAVIEVQTLITYIDLKEALEKRQMYPEQTAVEHQSHKAVWTVLGNLSEIQKEVISFDGNRADKNYMRLEELLTKQLLALDAVDPQGDARCKAARKQAVKLAQNILYYLDMKTDEWEY, encoded by the coding sequence ATGGATATGGGTAACCAACACCCATCCATAAAACGGTTacatgaaatacagaaagaagTCAAAGAGATTGAACAGCAAGTGGCTGTCTTCAGCGGTCTGTCTACCGACCGAGATTACAAGAAATTGGAAAGAAACCTTACGAAACAGCTTTTTGAGATAGATTCCGTAGACACCGAAGGGAAGGGGGATATTCAGCAAGCCAGAAAGCGAGCTGCCCAGGAAACTGAGAGGCTGCTGAAGGAACTGGAACAAAATGCAAACCATCCGCGCAGACTGGAAATAGAGGCTTTATTCAAGGAGGCACAGTCTCTTGTGGAACGCGAGATCACACCTTTTTACGAAGGAGGAAACTGTCTGAGTGATGAATTTGAAGAAGGAATTCAAGACATTGTGCTGAGGCTTACTCAGGTGAAAACTGGAGGGAAAGTTTCTCTACGCAAAGCAAGATACCGCACTCTGACAAAGATATGTGCTGTTCAGgagattatagagagtagtgcAAAgaagcagctgtccctgccactCTCTAATGATGTTCATCCTTCTGTCTCCAAAATTAACTCTGTAATGTGTGAGGTGAACAAAGCCAGAGGAACTCTCATAGCGCTTCTAATGGGAGTGAGTAGTAATGATACCTGCAGGCATCTGTCCTGTGTGCTCACAGGCCTCATTGCTGATTTGGATGCTTTAGATGTCTGTGGTCGCACGGAAATAAGAAACTACAGAAAGGAAGTAGTAGAAGAGATCAATAAATTGCAGAAATACCTGGACTTGGATGAAGAAGCGAATTCTACTCATGCTTACGATTTGGCAAAAAATCAGTCCATTCTAAAAATAGAAGAGATCCGTAAGAAGATGAAGGAAGTTCATTCCTTacttctgaaaacagagaatGCTTCTGATTTGTATCTGGGATCCAAAGCAGAGTTGCAGGGACTAATTGCCCACCTAGATGAAGTGAGTGCAGGAAAAAATCCCTGTATTAGAGAGGCCAGGAGAAGAGCAGTAATTGAAGTTCAGACTCTTATAACATATATTGATTTGAAGGAAGCGctggaaaaaaggcaaatgtaTCCAGAGCAAACTGCTGTTGAACATCAGTCTCATAAAGCAGTTTGGACTGTGCTTGGAAACTTgtctgaaattcagaaagagGTGATTTCATTTGATGGAAACAGAGCAGATAAAAATTACATGAGACTGGAAGAACTTCTTACAAAACAACTTCTAGCCCTGGATGCTGTTGATCCACAAGGTGACGCGCGGTGTAAGGCTGCCAGGAAGCAGGCAGTAAAGCTTGCACAGAATATTCTTTACTATCTGGACATGAAAACAGATGAATGGGAATACTGA
- the LOC119701633 gene encoding LOW QUALITY PROTEIN: cytochrome c oxidase assembly factor 8 (The sequence of the model RefSeq protein was modified relative to this genomic sequence to represent the inferred CDS: inserted 2 bases in 1 codon): MAAARLLRAGGCYRRHPXLSAASSSASSGSGRAAERGEWPDSVGPGFRPPAHSHSDWIGPPDKHSNLRPVIFYVPPEESALERRLREARQEAQASNQRFWARHNRAFRQEKEEFIYSRLKAKGLEMRDESGQKATLNAEEMADFYKDFLSKNLKKHLQYNRDWYKRNFRITFLMGQVALVRALRWLRRRKKNVE, translated from the exons ATGGCGGCCGCCCGGCTGCTGCGGGCCGGTGGCTGTTACCGCCGCCACCC CCTCTCCGCCGCTtcctcctccgcctcctccgGCAGCGGCCGCGCGGCTGAGCGCGGGGAGTGGCCGGACAGCGTG GGCCCGGGGTTCCGTCCCCCCGCGCACTCGCACAGCGACTGGATCGGGCCCCCGGACAAGCACTCCAACCTGCGCCCCGTCATCTTCTACGTGCCCCCCGAGGAGTCGGCGCTGGAGCGGCGCCTGCGGGAGGCGCGCCAGGAGGCCCAGGCCAGCAACCAGCGCTTCTGGGCACGGCACAACCGCGCCTTCCGCCAG gaaaaagaagaatttatttattcaagACTGAAAGCCAAGGGTCTGGAAATGAGAGATGAATCAG GTCAAAAAGCAACACTGAATGCAGAAGAAATGGCTGACTTTTACAAGGACTTTCtaagtaaaaatttaaaaaagcatttgcagtacaacAG AGATTGGTATAAACGTAACTTTAGGATCACATTCCTCATGGGACAAGTAGCACTGGTGAGAGCTCTGAGGTGGCTTCGTcggagaaagaaaaatgtagaaTAA